One segment of Tamlana crocina DNA contains the following:
- a CDS encoding GSCFA domain-containing protein, with protein MKLQTQIPLKKQSENLIDYHSTVVLLGSCFSDNIGAKLDYFKFNNLQNPFGVLFQPKAIESLVDRALNEKTFSEKDVLFQNEQWNCFEAHSKLSSVTKEALLENLNRALKSTRQHLLEASHIIMTLGTAWVYRFLENGMLVANCHKVPQKQFKKELLSVEDISTSLNNISASIKKVNPKATIIFTVSPIRHLKDGFIENTQSKAHLVSAIHKVKDSGLYFPSYEIMMDELRDYRFYEADMVHPNATAIDYIWERFKTVWVASEALKTMGEVEVIQKGLQHKPFNPNSKAHLEFLQKLEIKKGEVCKAFPHINF; from the coding sequence ATGAAACTCCAAACGCAAATACCATTAAAAAAGCAATCTGAAAATCTAATAGATTACCACTCTACTGTGGTGCTGTTAGGTTCGTGTTTTTCAGATAATATTGGGGCAAAGCTGGATTACTTCAAATTTAATAATCTTCAAAATCCGTTTGGGGTTTTGTTTCAGCCCAAAGCGATTGAAAGTTTAGTGGACAGGGCTTTAAATGAAAAAACATTTTCGGAAAAGGATGTGCTTTTTCAAAATGAACAATGGAATTGCTTTGAAGCGCATTCGAAGTTAAGTTCGGTTACAAAAGAAGCGTTGTTGGAAAATTTGAATCGAGCATTAAAATCGACTCGCCAACACCTCCTCGAAGCATCACATATTATCATGACTTTGGGTACGGCTTGGGTGTATCGGTTTTTGGAAAACGGTATGCTTGTTGCCAATTGCCATAAAGTTCCTCAAAAACAGTTTAAAAAAGAGTTGCTGTCTGTCGAAGATATTTCAACTTCACTAAATAATATTTCAGCATCCATTAAAAAGGTAAACCCGAAAGCAACCATTATTTTTACGGTTTCCCCCATACGTCATTTAAAGGATGGTTTTATTGAAAACACCCAAAGCAAAGCGCATTTAGTTTCGGCTATTCATAAAGTAAAGGATAGCGGACTATACTTTCCGTCGTATGAAATAATGATGGACGAGCTGCGCGATTATCGCTTTTACGAAGCCGATATGGTACACCCCAATGCGACGGCAATCGATTATATTTGGGAGCGTTTCAAAACCGTTTGGGTAGCTTCTGAAGCCTTAAAAACTATGGGTGAAGTAGAGGTCATTCAAAAAGGACTTCAGCATAAACCGTTCAATCCAAATTCCAAAGCGCATCTTGAATTTCTTCAAAAGTTGGAAATTAAAAAAGGAGAGGTCTGTAAAGCATTTCCACATATTAATTTTTAG
- a CDS encoding LemA family protein — protein sequence MKKGVIAGLGCGAIVIIGLIVIAIFGGIFAYNFNNTAVAYEANAKTAWSNVESAYQRRTDLIPNLVNTVKGYAAHEKETLEGVIKARSEATKTTIDASNLTPENIAQFQQAQQGLSGALSKLLVTVERYPDLKADRSFQELQSQLEGTENRINVERNRFNEAVNTYDIHTSKFPGNLLAGLFGFEEMARFKSAPGSENAPKVEF from the coding sequence ATGAAAAAAGGAGTAATTGCCGGATTAGGGTGCGGCGCAATTGTCATTATAGGCTTAATTGTCATTGCTATTTTCGGTGGGATTTTCGCCTACAATTTCAATAACACGGCAGTTGCATATGAAGCCAACGCCAAAACCGCTTGGAGCAATGTTGAGAGCGCTTACCAACGCCGTACAGATTTAATCCCCAACTTGGTAAATACCGTAAAAGGTTATGCGGCTCACGAAAAAGAAACGCTTGAGGGTGTTATAAAAGCCCGTTCGGAAGCCACAAAAACCACTATCGATGCTTCAAACTTAACGCCCGAAAATATAGCTCAATTCCAACAGGCGCAACAAGGGTTGAGCGGTGCTTTATCCAAATTACTTGTAACCGTTGAACGCTACCCCGATTTAAAAGCCGACAGAAGTTTCCAAGAACTGCAATCGCAATTGGAAGGTACCGAAAACAGAATCAATGTGGAGCGCAACCGCTTTAATGAAGCTGTAAATACATACGATATCCATACCTCGAAATTCCCAGGGAATTTACTAGCAGGCTTATTCGGTTTTGAAGAAATGGCTCGTTTTAAAAGTGCTCCCGGAAGCGAAAACGCCCCTAAAGTAGAATTTTAA
- a CDS encoding TPM domain-containing protein: MSNIEDFLTPDDEQDIVEAIRVAELNTSGEIRVHIEKTDNGDATHRALEVFHMLKMGNTQRKNGVLIYVAVDDKHFVIYGDEGINKVVASDFWESTKNTIQSHFKKGHFKQGLIDGILKAGEQLKTHFPYKATDINELPNDISKG, translated from the coding sequence ATGTCTAACATTGAAGATTTTTTAACTCCCGACGACGAACAGGATATTGTTGAAGCCATTCGGGTGGCCGAGTTAAACACATCTGGCGAAATACGCGTACACATTGAAAAAACCGATAATGGCGATGCTACACATCGGGCTTTGGAAGTATTCCACATGCTTAAAATGGGTAACACCCAACGGAAAAACGGGGTGTTGATTTATGTGGCGGTTGACGATAAACACTTTGTGATTTACGGAGACGAAGGCATTAACAAAGTTGTGGCTAGCGATTTTTGGGAAAGCACAAAAAACACCATTCAATCGCACTTTAAAAAAGGGCATTTTAAACAAGGTTTGATAGATGGCATTTTAAAAGCGGGCGAACAGCTTAAAACACACTTTCCGTACAAAGCCACAGATATTAACGAACTCCCCAACGATATTTCAAAAGGATAA
- a CDS encoding M23 family metallopeptidase produces the protein MSKVKYYYDPESLSYRKIERKKRTTFKYASLFILSSGFFAFIFIFIASQYISSPKERALTRELENMKLQYELLNKKIDQAETVLANIAERDNNIYRVYFEANPIPEEQRKAGFGGINRYKSLEGFDNSKLIIESNKRLDVLQKQIVVQSKSLDEIAILAEEKEKLLAAIPAIQPVSNEDLTRMASGFGMRSDPFTKVRKMHWGMDFTAPRGTPIYASGDGVVARADSNSSGYGKHIRIDHGYGYVSLYAHLYKYNVRRNQKVKRGDLIGFVGSTGRSQAPHLHYEIFKDGERINPINFYYGSLTAEEFNELLEHASLENQSLD, from the coding sequence ATGAGTAAGGTAAAATATTACTACGATCCAGAATCGCTTTCGTACCGAAAGATTGAGCGTAAAAAAAGAACTACTTTTAAGTACGCCTCTTTATTTATCCTGTCTTCTGGATTTTTTGCCTTCATCTTTATTTTCATTGCCAGCCAGTACATTTCGTCGCCCAAAGAGCGTGCCCTAACACGCGAATTGGAAAATATGAAATTACAATATGAACTATTGAACAAAAAGATAGACCAAGCCGAAACCGTTTTGGCCAATATTGCCGAAAGAGACAATAATATTTATCGGGTGTATTTTGAGGCTAATCCCATTCCGGAGGAACAGCGTAAAGCTGGATTCGGCGGTATTAACCGCTACAAAAGTTTGGAAGGCTTCGATAATTCTAAACTGATTATTGAAAGCAATAAGCGATTGGATGTGCTACAGAAACAAATTGTGGTACAATCGAAATCTTTGGATGAAATTGCCATTTTAGCCGAAGAAAAAGAAAAACTTTTAGCAGCCATTCCCGCCATTCAACCCGTTAGCAATGAAGATTTAACCCGAATGGCCTCGGGTTTTGGTATGCGATCAGATCCCTTTACCAAAGTTAGAAAAATGCACTGGGGCATGGATTTTACCGCACCGCGCGGCACCCCAATTTATGCCAGCGGCGATGGCGTTGTGGCTCGTGCCGACAGTAATTCTTCGGGCTACGGAAAACACATTAGAATAGACCACGGTTACGGTTATGTTAGCCTATATGCACACCTTTACAAATACAACGTAAGAAGAAACCAAAAGGTAAAACGTGGGGATTTAATTGGTTTTGTGGGTAGCACCGGAAGATCTCAAGCACCGCATTTACATTATGAAATTTTCAAGGACGGTGAACGCATCAACCCCATAAACTTCTATTATGGCAGTTTAACGGCGGAAGAATTTAACGAACTATTGGAGCATGCTTCATTAGAAAACCAATCATTAGACTAA
- a CDS encoding PQQ-binding-like beta-propeller repeat protein encodes MRHFKLHITLMAILLMVNSVKAQKIDTPENTYDLGASINQMTLTVAGTLVVATNDGLVGIKPDTNELLFNFTDYGKVKPEELNFVPMSPYVMVGQTGFANLSAKKAVIDHISGKVLFTTESKGWKNVFTCDVMMPQNKLVVSGFQKGGGKAESVTPKVGVYDLATGSLDYEFFLIEPGKVSMKYFAVTGTPMLLKDKLLIPTSQGIIAKSKTGETLWENKVKNVNWMTSNESETDIYAFEATVNGKNTRIYKLDGNGNEVWKEERKVKGNVTNFEILPQGLAVVSDVAGGSGALGAKAESKITMFSAATGDDLWEKAPKTKGYVQHFYVQDDGILFGIYSGGINKISFDGNTLFKKPLKTGENIMLMAETPQGLIYITSEDANIVDLKTGEPIWNKPLKYKRAVSVASAFDEKNNRYLIAADGKIMAIDANSGNVSDFAKCNFDEKEDPNTMQIRDGGVFLSSDQNMTLVDFDGKESYHAYYKSPGRSTFGKIVGGALAVASTAMTVAMSAKAGANRSAFGSINDLDSYNETGKQAKRAADMFAGIASASFDYLSTRFRATAATENAQFILTNLDGGAGLVKVDKDSGKIEKEIMLKDKKPEYEVDELGGYLFYKSDDKTIVSYNLKS; translated from the coding sequence ATGAGACATTTCAAATTACATATAACGCTAATGGCCATATTGCTTATGGTAAATTCAGTCAAAGCTCAAAAAATAGATACTCCTGAAAACACTTATGATTTAGGAGCGAGTATTAATCAAATGACACTAACGGTAGCCGGTACTTTGGTGGTAGCAACAAACGATGGTTTGGTGGGTATAAAACCAGACACCAACGAATTATTATTCAATTTTACGGACTACGGAAAAGTAAAACCAGAGGAGTTAAATTTCGTGCCCATGTCGCCTTACGTGATGGTGGGACAAACCGGATTTGCAAACTTATCGGCCAAAAAGGCGGTGATTGACCACATTTCAGGGAAAGTACTTTTCACCACTGAATCCAAAGGATGGAAAAATGTTTTTACCTGCGATGTTATGATGCCACAAAACAAATTGGTGGTTAGTGGTTTTCAAAAAGGCGGTGGAAAAGCCGAAAGCGTGACGCCTAAAGTTGGTGTTTACGATTTAGCTACCGGGAGTTTAGATTATGAGTTTTTCTTGATAGAACCCGGCAAAGTAAGTATGAAATATTTTGCGGTTACCGGTACGCCAATGCTTTTAAAGGACAAATTATTAATACCGACTTCGCAGGGTATTATAGCAAAATCTAAAACGGGTGAAACCCTTTGGGAAAACAAAGTGAAAAACGTAAACTGGATGACCAGTAATGAAAGCGAAACCGATATTTATGCTTTTGAAGCCACAGTCAACGGAAAAAATACCAGAATTTACAAATTGGATGGGAACGGAAACGAGGTTTGGAAAGAAGAACGTAAAGTAAAAGGAAACGTTACCAATTTTGAGATTTTACCACAAGGTTTGGCTGTTGTGAGCGATGTTGCTGGTGGTAGCGGTGCATTGGGCGCAAAAGCAGAATCGAAAATCACAATGTTCAGTGCGGCCACTGGAGACGACCTTTGGGAAAAAGCACCAAAAACAAAAGGCTATGTGCAGCATTTTTATGTTCAGGATGATGGTATTTTGTTCGGTATTTACAGCGGCGGGATCAATAAAATTTCTTTTGATGGGAATACTTTGTTCAAAAAGCCTCTTAAAACCGGAGAAAACATTATGCTCATGGCAGAAACACCACAAGGCTTAATTTATATCACTAGTGAAGATGCCAATATTGTGGATTTAAAAACAGGTGAGCCCATTTGGAATAAGCCTTTAAAGTATAAAAGGGCCGTCTCGGTAGCCTCTGCTTTTGATGAAAAAAACAACCGTTATTTAATTGCAGCCGATGGTAAAATTATGGCTATTGATGCTAATTCAGGTAACGTAAGTGATTTTGCAAAATGCAATTTTGATGAAAAGGAAGACCCAAATACTATGCAAATTAGAGATGGCGGCGTGTTTTTATCATCAGACCAAAATATGACTTTAGTAGATTTTGATGGAAAGGAAAGCTATCATGCGTATTATAAATCACCAGGAAGAAGCACCTTTGGTAAAATTGTAGGTGGGGCGTTGGCCGTAGCTTCCACGGCCATGACCGTGGCCATGAGTGCTAAGGCAGGAGCCAACCGAAGCGCATTTGGAAGTATTAACGACCTAGATAGTTACAACGAAACTGGTAAACAAGCAAAACGTGCAGCAGATATGTTTGCGGGAATTGCAAGTGCCTCGTTCGATTATTTGTCCACCAGATTTAGAGCGACAGCTGCAACAGAAAATGCTCAGTTTATTTTAACGAATTTAGATGGCGGTGCAGGTCTTGTAAAAGTGGATAAAGATTCTGGTAAAATAGAAAAGGAGATTATGCTAAAAGATAAAAAACCAGAATATGAAGTGGATGAGCTTGGTGGGTATTTGTTTTATAAATCAGACGACAAGACCATTGTGTCGTATAACCTAAAAAGTTAA
- the alaS gene encoding alanine--tRNA ligase: MKSQDIRSKFLSFFEDKKHSIVPSAPMVLKNDPTLMFVNAGMVPFKEYFLGNATPKSTRVTDTQKCLRVSGKHNDLDEVGYDTYHHTLFEMLGNWSFGDYFKKEAIAWSWELLTEVFGIDKDILYVTVFEGSEEDGLDMDTEAYDLWKQHIPEDRILKGNKKDNFWEMGDQGPCGPCSEIHVDIRSAEEKAKISGKDLVNQDHPQVVEIWNLVFIQFNRKANGSLETLPSKHIDTGMGFERLCMVLQGVQSNYDTDVFTPLIREIETITNKKYGQDKMADVAIRVISDHVRAVAFSIADGQLPSSTGAGYVIRRILRRAVRYGFTFLDKKEPFIYRLVDVLSEKMGQAFSEIKTQKTLVENVIKEEEQSFLRTLDQGLVLLNRIVEETKGDTVSGEKAFELYDTYGFPIDLTGLILSEKGLKLDEKGFNEELQKQKERSRAASEVNADDWVIVKEDAETEFVGYDTLETNVKVTRYRKVSTKKEGDMYQLVFNITPFYPEGGGQVGDKGYLEDAHGDVVYILDTKKENNLIIHFAKNLPAHINESFKAVVDSTHRTLTESNHTATHLLHQALREVLGSHVEQKGSAVNADYLRFDFSHFSKLTPEELQEVEDFVNRRIEGKLPLEEKRNTPKEEAIADGAMSLFGEKYGDTVRSVRFGKSIELCGGTHVKNTGDIWHFKIVSEGAVAAGIRRIEAITNQATKNYYFENNQAFIEMKALLNNAKEPVKALTSLQEENNALKKQVEALLKDKAKNIKSELKNELQEVNGVQFLAKKLDLDAGGLKDVAFELGGEQNNLFLLLATEQNGKALLSCYISKELVAEKGLNAGQVVRELGKFIQGGGGGQPFFATAGGKNPAGIDQALKEAGEMIKAV; the protein is encoded by the coding sequence ATGAAATCTCAAGACATAAGATCTAAGTTTTTAAGTTTTTTTGAAGATAAAAAGCACAGTATTGTTCCGTCGGCCCCTATGGTGTTGAAAAACGACCCCACGTTAATGTTTGTAAATGCGGGGATGGTGCCGTTCAAGGAATATTTTTTGGGTAACGCCACACCAAAAAGTACCCGTGTAACCGATACCCAAAAATGCCTTCGTGTTTCAGGAAAGCATAACGATTTAGACGAGGTGGGTTACGATACCTATCACCACACCCTTTTTGAGATGCTGGGAAACTGGAGTTTTGGCGATTACTTTAAAAAGGAAGCCATTGCCTGGTCTTGGGAACTGCTTACCGAAGTATTCGGTATCGATAAAGATATATTGTACGTTACCGTTTTTGAAGGTAGTGAGGAAGATGGTTTGGATATGGACACTGAGGCTTACGACCTTTGGAAGCAGCACATTCCTGAAGACCGTATTTTAAAAGGAAACAAAAAGGATAATTTTTGGGAAATGGGTGACCAAGGGCCATGCGGACCCTGTAGCGAAATACACGTTGATATCCGGTCTGCGGAAGAAAAAGCCAAAATATCTGGAAAGGATTTGGTAAACCAAGACCATCCGCAGGTAGTGGAAATCTGGAATTTAGTTTTTATTCAATTCAACCGAAAAGCTAACGGAAGCCTTGAAACTTTACCTAGTAAACATATCGATACCGGAATGGGCTTCGAGCGTTTGTGTATGGTGCTTCAAGGGGTGCAATCTAACTACGATACCGATGTGTTTACGCCGCTTATTCGCGAGATTGAAACCATTACCAATAAAAAATACGGGCAGGATAAAATGGCCGATGTAGCCATTCGTGTTATTTCTGATCACGTTCGTGCCGTAGCCTTCTCGATTGCAGACGGGCAGTTGCCAAGCAGCACTGGTGCGGGTTATGTTATCCGAAGAATTTTGCGTCGTGCCGTGCGTTACGGTTTCACATTTTTAGATAAAAAAGAACCGTTCATTTACCGCTTGGTAGATGTGCTTAGCGAAAAAATGGGTCAGGCGTTTTCTGAAATAAAAACCCAAAAAACATTGGTTGAAAACGTAATAAAGGAAGAAGAACAATCCTTTTTACGAACTTTAGATCAAGGTTTGGTGTTGTTGAATAGAATTGTGGAAGAAACGAAAGGCGATACCGTTTCGGGCGAAAAAGCTTTCGAACTTTATGATACTTACGGGTTCCCGATTGATTTAACGGGGTTGATTCTTTCAGAAAAAGGATTGAAACTGGACGAAAAAGGCTTCAATGAAGAGCTGCAAAAGCAAAAAGAGCGTTCGCGAGCAGCCAGTGAAGTGAACGCCGACGATTGGGTGATTGTAAAGGAAGATGCCGAAACCGAATTTGTGGGTTACGATACACTCGAAACCAATGTAAAGGTTACTCGCTACCGCAAAGTCAGCACCAAGAAAGAAGGCGATATGTACCAGCTGGTGTTCAATATTACGCCGTTTTATCCCGAAGGAGGTGGTCAAGTGGGCGATAAGGGCTATTTGGAAGATGCCCATGGCGATGTGGTTTATATCCTCGATACCAAAAAGGAGAATAACCTAATCATTCATTTTGCCAAAAATTTACCCGCACATATCAATGAGTCGTTTAAGGCTGTAGTAGATTCAACGCACAGAACGCTAACCGAAAGTAACCACACCGCCACCCACTTATTGCACCAGGCTTTAAGGGAAGTTTTGGGTAGCCACGTTGAGCAAAAGGGTAGTGCCGTAAATGCCGATTATTTACGTTTCGATTTTTCGCATTTTTCAAAATTAACACCAGAGGAATTACAGGAGGTTGAAGATTTTGTAAACAGAAGAATTGAAGGCAAATTGCCTTTGGAAGAAAAGCGCAATACCCCTAAAGAAGAAGCTATTGCTGATGGTGCAATGAGTTTGTTCGGAGAAAAATATGGTGATACCGTGCGTTCGGTACGTTTCGGGAAATCCATCGAACTTTGTGGTGGTACACATGTAAAAAACACGGGCGATATTTGGCATTTTAAAATTGTTTCAGAAGGTGCAGTTGCAGCAGGAATCCGTCGTATTGAGGCCATTACCAACCAAGCCACAAAGAACTATTATTTTGAAAATAATCAGGCTTTTATTGAAATGAAAGCGTTATTAAACAACGCCAAAGAACCTGTAAAAGCGCTTACCAGTTTGCAGGAAGAAAACAATGCGCTTAAAAAGCAAGTTGAAGCCCTGTTAAAGGATAAGGCCAAAAACATAAAAAGCGAACTGAAAAACGAACTGCAGGAAGTTAATGGCGTTCAGTTTTTAGCTAAAAAATTAGATCTGGATGCTGGCGGACTGAAAGATGTAGCATTCGAATTAGGGGGAGAACAAAACAATTTATTTTTGCTTTTGGCGACCGAGCAAAATGGAAAAGCCTTATTATCGTGCTACATTTCGAAGGAACTGGTAGCCGAAAAAGGATTGAACGCTGGCCAAGTGGTACGTGAGTTGGGTAAATTTATTCAAGGCGGTGGCGGCGGACAACCGTTTTTTGCCACTGCAGGTGGTAAAAACCCAGCTGGGATTGACCAAGCTTTGAAAGAAGCCGGCGAAATGATTAAGGCGGTTTAA
- a CDS encoding MerR family transcriptional regulator, whose amino-acid sequence MYIDLPEKRYYSIGEVAKAFGVNTSLIRFWEKEFDVLKPKKNAKGNRKFTPEDIKNLKFIYHLVKERGFTLEGAKTHLKEEKKQALSNFEIISKLEDIKSQLLKIKEHL is encoded by the coding sequence ATGTACATAGACCTACCTGAAAAGCGATATTACAGCATTGGCGAAGTAGCCAAAGCATTTGGTGTTAACACCTCACTCATTCGTTTTTGGGAAAAGGAGTTCGATGTGCTCAAGCCTAAAAAAAACGCTAAAGGCAACCGAAAGTTTACACCCGAAGATATAAAAAACCTAAAGTTCATCTACCATTTGGTAAAAGAACGTGGCTTTACTTTAGAAGGCGCAAAAACCCATTTAAAGGAAGAAAAGAAACAGGCTCTGAGTAATTTTGAAATCATTAGTAAATTGGAAGACATAAAAAGTCAACTGCTGAAAATCAAGGAGCACCTTTAA
- a CDS encoding DUF6252 family protein, whose protein sequence is MRNLKQIVLFVTLGGFLTFNSCSSSDDGGDGGNAPGGTLVAKVNGTAYQSLEISSQATVANNGNNLIIIATNSDGNAFMMSVFGYEGAGKTYEFDGASLGVFNTASYSETDVNLSNPTASTTEIWQAPFADAVAGSVSISEETETNIKGTFSFECKNVNGDGSVKTISEGSFNLKKTVE, encoded by the coding sequence ATGAGAAATTTAAAACAAATTGTGTTATTCGTAACACTGGGAGGATTCTTAACCTTTAATTCCTGTTCGTCGAGCGACGACGGTGGCGATGGTGGAAATGCACCCGGAGGAACTTTAGTCGCAAAAGTAAACGGCACAGCTTACCAATCTTTAGAAATTTCGTCGCAAGCCACGGTGGCCAATAATGGCAACAACCTAATAATCATTGCTACAAATAGTGATGGTAACGCGTTTATGATGAGCGTTTTTGGTTACGAGGGCGCTGGCAAAACCTATGAGTTTGATGGCGCTTCATTAGGTGTTTTCAATACGGCTTCGTATTCAGAAACCGATGTTAACCTAAGCAACCCAACAGCTTCTACTACCGAAATTTGGCAAGCGCCTTTTGCAGATGCCGTTGCGGGTTCGGTATCCATTTCGGAAGAAACCGAAACCAATATAAAAGGTACATTTTCTTTCGAATGTAAAAATGTAAACGGCGATGGTTCTGTAAAAACCATTTCAGAAGGTTCTTTTAACCTAAAGAAGACCGTAGAGTAA
- a CDS encoding TPM domain-containing protein yields MQHSVFSIQSHSKNYFKFILSLLVGLVFCSFSYAQFDIPEKPKFQTSVYDYTNLLSSFEKSSLERKLVKYSDTTSTQIVVAIIHSTEGENINFLGAQWGQEWGIGQAKEDNGILILLARNDRRIAINTGYGIEHLLTDALSKRIIERDIIPYFKKGDYYGGLNRGADAIFEVLNGEYKGTRPTNNRNGIPPGMVIIFIFIFIVILISISKNRRGGGGNRGHRSAGQDLLEAIILSNMGRGSYRRGSSGWGGSSGGGGWSSGGGGFGGGFGGGGFGGGGASGGW; encoded by the coding sequence ATGCAGCATTCGGTTTTCAGTATTCAGTCGCATAGCAAAAATTATTTTAAGTTTATACTTTCCCTTCTTGTTGGATTGGTATTCTGTAGTTTTTCGTATGCACAATTTGATATTCCTGAAAAGCCTAAGTTTCAAACCAGTGTTTACGATTATACCAATCTGTTATCTTCCTTTGAGAAATCCAGTTTAGAGCGTAAACTTGTAAAATATTCCGACACCACGTCCACCCAAATCGTGGTAGCCATAATCCATTCCACCGAAGGTGAAAACATTAATTTTTTAGGCGCCCAATGGGGACAGGAATGGGGCATCGGCCAAGCTAAGGAAGACAACGGCATTTTAATTTTATTGGCACGAAACGACCGACGAATTGCCATAAACACTGGCTACGGCATTGAACATTTACTCACCGATGCGCTATCAAAACGCATTATTGAACGCGACATTATTCCGTACTTCAAAAAAGGGGATTATTACGGCGGATTGAACCGTGGTGCCGATGCCATTTTTGAGGTTTTAAACGGTGAATACAAAGGCACTCGCCCAACTAATAACCGAAATGGGATTCCGCCTGGGATGGTCATCATATTCATTTTTATATTTATTGTCATCCTTATTTCCATTTCCAAAAACCGACGTGGCGGTGGTGGAAACCGCGGGCACCGTTCGGCTGGGCAAGATTTGCTCGAAGCCATTATTTTAAGCAATATGGGGCGCGGCAGTTACCGTCGTGGCTCATCGGGTTGGGGCGGTAGCTCTGGTGGTGGTGGTTGGTCTTCCGGAGGCGGAGGCTTTGGCGGTGGTTTTGGTGGTGGCGGCTTTGGTGGCGGTGGTGCTTCTGGGGGGTGGTAG